From the Manis javanica isolate MJ-LG chromosome 11, MJ_LKY, whole genome shotgun sequence genome, one window contains:
- the RELT gene encoding tumor necrosis factor receptor superfamily member 19L isoform X3 → MKLSLQHWPLSCLLVLLPWPLVTPTSTTPWQCPPGEEPNQDLGQGTSCRSCPPGTFSASWGSSPCQPHSHCRPQGRLEAQAGTATQDTLCGDCQSGWFAPSEAPHVPCRPCSWTPLRILSCYERGRRARRGVEVATGTSRAGETRQPGNSTRAGGPEETAAQYAVIAIVPVFCLMGLLGILVCNLLKQKGYHCTAHKEAGPGPGGGGSGINPAYRAEDANEDTIGVLVRLITEKKENAAALEELLKEYHSKQLVQTSHGPVPRFHVARIPEQRTSSMASEVKTVMEAGLSGGDLPDSSQPGLPTEQWALLGSGGSHTKWLNPPAENMAEENCYVVRLSESNLVI, encoded by the exons ATGAAGCTGAGCCTGCAGCACTGGCCCCTGTCCTGCCTCCTTGTG ctgctgccctggcctctggTCACTCCAACATCAACGACCCCTTGGCAGTGCCCGCCAGGAGAGGAACCCAACCAG GACCTGGGGCAAGGCACATCATGCAGGTCCTGCCCCCCAGGCACCTTCTCAGCCTCATGGGGCTCTAGCCCATGCCAGCCCCACTCCCACTGCAGGCCTCAAGGGAGGCTCGAGGCCCAGGCAGGCACAGCGACACAAGACACACTCTGTGGAGACTGCCAGTCTGG GTGGTTTGCCCCTTCAGAGGCCCCCCATGTTCCCTGTCGGCCATGTTCCTGGACACCTCTGAGAATCCTCAGCTGTTATG AACGGGGGAGGCGGGCCCGACGTGGTGTGGAGGTGGCCACAGGGACCAGCAGAGCTGGGGAGACACGGCAGCCTGGGAACAGCACGCGGGCGGGCGGCCCTGAGGAGACAGCTGCCCAGTATGCAGTTATCGCCATCGTGCCAGTCTTCTGCCTCATGGGGCTGCTGGGCATCCTAGTGTGTAACCTGCTCAAGCAGAAAGGCTACCACTGCACAGCCCACAAGGAGGCCGGGCCTGGCCCTGGAGGTGGAGGCAGCG GGATCAACCCTGCTTACCGGGCTGAGGACGCCAACGAGGACACCATTGGGGTCTTGGTGCGCCTGATCACAGAGAAGAAAG AGAATGCGGCGGCCCTGGAGGAGCTGCTGAAAGAGTATCACAGCAAACAGCTGGTGCAGACCAGCCACGGGCCTGTGCCCAG GTTCCATGTGGCTCGAATTCCTGAGCAGCGGACAAGTTCAATGGCCTCTGAAGTGAAGACCGTCATGGAGGCTGGGCTTTCAGGGGGTGACCTCCCTGACTCCTCACAGCCTGGCCTCCCCACTGAGCAGTGGGCACTGCTGGGAAGTGGTGGAAGTCATACTAAGTGGCTGAATCCCCCAGCAGAGAATATGGCTGAG GAGAACTGCTATGTGGTCCGCCTGAGTGAGAGCAACCTGGTCATCTGA
- the RELT gene encoding tumor necrosis factor receptor superfamily member 19L isoform X2, translated as MKLSLQHWPLSCLLVLLPWPLVTPTSTTPWQCPPGEEPNQDLGQGTSCRSCPPGTFSASWGSSPCQPHSHCRPQGRLEAQAGTATQDTLCGDCQSGWFAPSEAPHVPCRPCSWTPLRILSCYGINPAYRAEDANEDTIGVLVRLITEKKENAAALEELLKEYHSKQLVQTSHGPVPRLPLGSPNMLHICPHRYHLHTVQGLASVSGPCCSRCSQKKWPEVLLSPEAAAATTPTPRVLPNPARVPKTGAKAGCQGEITILSVGRFHVARIPEQRTSSMASEVKTVMEAGLSGGDLPDSSQPGLPTEQWALLGSGGSHTKWLNPPAENMAEENCYVVRLSESNLVI; from the exons ATGAAGCTGAGCCTGCAGCACTGGCCCCTGTCCTGCCTCCTTGTG ctgctgccctggcctctggTCACTCCAACATCAACGACCCCTTGGCAGTGCCCGCCAGGAGAGGAACCCAACCAG GACCTGGGGCAAGGCACATCATGCAGGTCCTGCCCCCCAGGCACCTTCTCAGCCTCATGGGGCTCTAGCCCATGCCAGCCCCACTCCCACTGCAGGCCTCAAGGGAGGCTCGAGGCCCAGGCAGGCACAGCGACACAAGACACACTCTGTGGAGACTGCCAGTCTGG GTGGTTTGCCCCTTCAGAGGCCCCCCATGTTCCCTGTCGGCCATGTTCCTGGACACCTCTGAGAATCCTCAGCTGTTATG GGATCAACCCTGCTTACCGGGCTGAGGACGCCAACGAGGACACCATTGGGGTCTTGGTGCGCCTGATCACAGAGAAGAAAG AGAATGCGGCGGCCCTGGAGGAGCTGCTGAAAGAGTATCACAGCAAACAGCTGGTGCAGACCAGCCACGGGCCTGTGCCCAG GCTGCCGCTGGGCTCCCCCAATATGCTGCATATCTGCCCCCATCGCTACCACCTGCACACCGTGCAGGGCCTGGCCTCGGTCTCTGGCCCCTGCTGCTCTCGCTGTAGCCAGAAGAAGTGGCCTGAGGTGCTGCTGTCCCCTGAGGCTGCAGCTGccaccactcccacccccagagtCCTGCCTAACCCAGCCAGGGTTCCCAAGACTGGAGCCAAGGCAGGATGCCAGGGCGAGATCACCATCTTGTCTGTGGGCAG GTTCCATGTGGCTCGAATTCCTGAGCAGCGGACAAGTTCAATGGCCTCTGAAGTGAAGACCGTCATGGAGGCTGGGCTTTCAGGGGGTGACCTCCCTGACTCCTCACAGCCTGGCCTCCCCACTGAGCAGTGGGCACTGCTGGGAAGTGGTGGAAGTCATACTAAGTGGCTGAATCCCCCAGCAGAGAATATGGCTGAG GAGAACTGCTATGTGGTCCGCCTGAGTGAGAGCAACCTGGTCATCTGA
- the RELT gene encoding tumor necrosis factor receptor superfamily member 19L isoform X1 has translation MKLSLQHWPLSCLLVLLPWPLVTPTSTTPWQCPPGEEPNQDLGQGTSCRSCPPGTFSASWGSSPCQPHSHCRPQGRLEAQAGTATQDTLCGDCQSGWFAPSEAPHVPCRPCSWTPLRILSCYERGRRARRGVEVATGTSRAGETRQPGNSTRAGGPEETAAQYAVIAIVPVFCLMGLLGILVCNLLKQKGYHCTAHKEAGPGPGGGGSGINPAYRAEDANEDTIGVLVRLITEKKENAAALEELLKEYHSKQLVQTSHGPVPRLPLGSPNMLHICPHRYHLHTVQGLASVSGPCCSRCSQKKWPEVLLSPEAAAATTPTPRVLPNPARVPKTGAKAGCQGEITILSVGRFHVARIPEQRTSSMASEVKTVMEAGLSGGDLPDSSQPGLPTEQWALLGSGGSHTKWLNPPAENMAEENCYVVRLSESNLVI, from the exons ATGAAGCTGAGCCTGCAGCACTGGCCCCTGTCCTGCCTCCTTGTG ctgctgccctggcctctggTCACTCCAACATCAACGACCCCTTGGCAGTGCCCGCCAGGAGAGGAACCCAACCAG GACCTGGGGCAAGGCACATCATGCAGGTCCTGCCCCCCAGGCACCTTCTCAGCCTCATGGGGCTCTAGCCCATGCCAGCCCCACTCCCACTGCAGGCCTCAAGGGAGGCTCGAGGCCCAGGCAGGCACAGCGACACAAGACACACTCTGTGGAGACTGCCAGTCTGG GTGGTTTGCCCCTTCAGAGGCCCCCCATGTTCCCTGTCGGCCATGTTCCTGGACACCTCTGAGAATCCTCAGCTGTTATG AACGGGGGAGGCGGGCCCGACGTGGTGTGGAGGTGGCCACAGGGACCAGCAGAGCTGGGGAGACACGGCAGCCTGGGAACAGCACGCGGGCGGGCGGCCCTGAGGAGACAGCTGCCCAGTATGCAGTTATCGCCATCGTGCCAGTCTTCTGCCTCATGGGGCTGCTGGGCATCCTAGTGTGTAACCTGCTCAAGCAGAAAGGCTACCACTGCACAGCCCACAAGGAGGCCGGGCCTGGCCCTGGAGGTGGAGGCAGCG GGATCAACCCTGCTTACCGGGCTGAGGACGCCAACGAGGACACCATTGGGGTCTTGGTGCGCCTGATCACAGAGAAGAAAG AGAATGCGGCGGCCCTGGAGGAGCTGCTGAAAGAGTATCACAGCAAACAGCTGGTGCAGACCAGCCACGGGCCTGTGCCCAG GCTGCCGCTGGGCTCCCCCAATATGCTGCATATCTGCCCCCATCGCTACCACCTGCACACCGTGCAGGGCCTGGCCTCGGTCTCTGGCCCCTGCTGCTCTCGCTGTAGCCAGAAGAAGTGGCCTGAGGTGCTGCTGTCCCCTGAGGCTGCAGCTGccaccactcccacccccagagtCCTGCCTAACCCAGCCAGGGTTCCCAAGACTGGAGCCAAGGCAGGATGCCAGGGCGAGATCACCATCTTGTCTGTGGGCAG GTTCCATGTGGCTCGAATTCCTGAGCAGCGGACAAGTTCAATGGCCTCTGAAGTGAAGACCGTCATGGAGGCTGGGCTTTCAGGGGGTGACCTCCCTGACTCCTCACAGCCTGGCCTCCCCACTGAGCAGTGGGCACTGCTGGGAAGTGGTGGAAGTCATACTAAGTGGCTGAATCCCCCAGCAGAGAATATGGCTGAG GAGAACTGCTATGTGGTCCGCCTGAGTGAGAGCAACCTGGTCATCTGA